DNA sequence from the Malus domestica chromosome 11, GDT2T_hap1 genome:
ATTTTCTTCTAATTTCGTCAACAGGAAAAGACCCTGATAAAGACAGGCGGTTAGGAAGTAGCCTTACAGAGGCCCTCAAGTTGGTTTTGTTAATAGGTGCGATGTGTTTCCACTTCCTCTTTCTATCTGTTTTATTCAAGTAATTATATTGTGAATAGGTATGTACATAGTCTTGATCCAGCAAGTAAATAAGTACATAAGTAGTTGAACTGTAATAGCATCTTAGTCCTATAGATCAAATATTAGTATATGTCATTTACAATGAACAGAGTCCAAGGGACTCAAACAACTTCGAAAtatctttggaaaaaaaagaaaaatttgcaaaGTCAATATGTTGTAACAGACAAGATCAAGATATTGAGAACACTTACATTGTTCTTTGGTTTTATGGCCAAATGAGTAAATTAGAGGACCCCCTCTGCTTGGGATTTCCACGGCTGTGAGTTTTATTTCTCTGTGACCGTTTGATAATCCTGGTGATCAAgtgattttgtatttttttaggaAGGTTGaggtttattattttattgtataTGTGTTTTATGGCGTTTGAGGTTCTGATTTTCTCACATTGCTTGGATATCCTGTAGGTCTTGTATTCATGGTGTTTGGCCCGAGTTATTCTTATTCTCTCATCAGATTGTTATACGGTCGGAACTGGAGTGATGGGGAAGCATCATCAGCCCTTCGATATTATTGCTTTTATATAATAGTTTTGGCGATGAATGGTGAGTGATGTTCTGGCTCTGCATGTCAATATACATAGGTGTATATATTATGGTCTTTCACTTGCAACTGTTTTACATAGCAACCACCAAAACAAAGAAAGTAACAAATACATAAGTGGAAGATTGAGCGAATTCATTGGCTCACGCTTTTTATATTTTCGGTTTCAAGGGACTTTCTGAATTCTTTAGTCAGTTAccaatcatagtaacaaataCATAAGTGGAAGATTGAGCAAGTTCATTGGTTGTGAAATCCTCGAAGTCTACTTCTCTTTGGATGATGAATTCCCTTATTTTAAAGTAAATGAGTACCTAAGATTCATGAGTGATATACTTGTCTATTAAGTTGTAGTAAGGCTGCTAGGTTCCAAGAAACTAAACGGTGGTATCTGGTAAAACAATAAATCGTGCACACATCCATCGACAAATCGAATAAGGTTTTTCATTGGAGCTGGCACCCCTTTTAGATCATTGATATTTTTCAGATATTTGATTCGCTTTCTATGTAATCAGTCATAGGTGGCCTGGTGATAACTTAAAGATCTTATTGCTCTTCCTAAAAAGTATCAAGTGAGAACTTAGATTGTGCTTTGATTTTGCATCAGGAACTTCTGAAGCATTTCTACATGCCGTTGCAAAGGAGAAGCAACTCGTACAGTCAAATCTGTCGTCGTTTCTGTTCGCATTCATACATATAGTGCTGAATATCCTGCTGATAAACTCAGCTGGTGCAGTCGGCTTGATTTTGGCAAATTCATTAAGTATCCTTTTCTTGGTTTAGGCAGTTTTCTTAAGGTTCGTTGTGTTTCTTTcgtgtttttttaattaaagaaactgcttgtttttcttttacaaaTAGCACCTGCAATATTTTTGTTAGAAGAGTAAGAACATAAGGTTGCTGCATGTGCTATGTACTGTGTATAAAACTCACAATACACAAGTATGTTCATCTAACTTTTTGTCTACAATAAATGTTACATAAGCGCGGTTGATCAGAGAGTGATTACCATAATGTGTTACGGCATTTAAGTTTATCAGTTCTAGTCTCTGCTTTCTTGACATGGTAAAGACATGATTCTGAGAATCATCTACTCGGGGATATTCATCAAGCATCATTTCCAGGTACactgttatttattttgttcttgcaagTTTCATTGATGTTTTTATCCTTGTAAGTACTGATTTCTTCTCTCTCCACAGGATTCTTCCACGTTTTCTTTTTACAGATGTTTACCTTCAGGATGGAAGGTGCTATTGTTTTCGGGAATGACAACTACTATTTCTGAGAGAGTATTCCTGGACCGGGAGAATTTCTTGCCGACCTTTTTGGTTCATTTTTCCATTGGTGTTGCTTGCTTCTGCATGTCGTCGTTTGTTATGTATGTTCTTGTGCCCTGCGTTCACGCTGAAATTTTCGTTTCACGCTGTCCTAGTTACTTCGCGCACGAGGATGTTAATCACGTGTTTTGTTTCTATATTCCTCAACAGATACCGCCGTGAGAGATccttcatcaacaaaatcaTCCGCTTCCGTGATCACACAGACTAAACAACAGACTTTTCTTGATCCGCCTACGTACAGAGTGTAGTCTTTAGCTGCTAACCGATCTACAACTTCTTACAAGCATATCTGGGTATCTGAATTCTGGATTCCGGCGCAGCAAACACAACAGGATGTGGAAGTTGCAGCCATGTATTACGAAGAAAAACAGGTTCTGGATTATAGACAAGTCACCATTGGAGCCCAAATAGTAGGAATTTTCGGAAAAATATAAACCGAAAAGATTTAATTTAGTTCGTATGTTAGAATTTCAAAGCATAGAGATGTAGTTTGTCAGTTAAATTCGGTTTTCTTGAGAACTAGGGTTACTGCAATTGCTCTTTCATATGGTGATTGTTTTGACTTTTATCCATGATCAAGTTCAAATATTacgggaactttaacgaaaagctcacggtactgttaactttaacgaaaaaccacatttttacacaaaaaaatcaatcatgatactattcattttactctttatttagttcttatcgttaaatttttaagtcattttcattagtttttctaataTTATGACAATGAGCATGGTAGGGTGGCTAAACTATGATTTCGGTCCATGTCGTTTGGGTGAAGTTATTTTTAGCTCTTGTAGTTTCAATTGTCGCAATTTAAGTTATTGACGGAATTAAGTTAATGTCCTTAAATTGCGGAAACTATGAGAACTAAAGCGAAAATTCGACACAACCTACGGAGATCAAAATCATGATCGTTTGATAAAATAATTGAATGACACATTAAGACTAGAACTTGGCCAAAAAATCTTCGTTAATTAGTCTAAACATACCTACttataaaatatgaaattgttttttttttctttaaaaaatgaATTATTGGATGGTATTATTGCAtataattttgctttttttgtcATAATTTGTATGGAATATCATGTATAGCTACAATATTAAAATATCAGAAATTTGGAAACTCATTTGCCTTACGCAACATAAATATCATAGAATTGATTGAATCCGGATTctcgccggatcctctttgtgaagatCTCAGAAATTTGTGAATCGTCTCTGTTTATCATACATTTtgcagtcagaaatcattttaaatatttttattttaacacAAACAGTATctgataaaaattaatatacgatgaacagacaCAATTTACAGATTATTAGGATTCTGTTGGGAATTGATAGGAccctatataaaaataaaaaataaaaataaaaaataaaaattgaaatgtcAATAGAATGTGGGTCTGAATTGTTACACGTGGCCATCTCAAGGTTTCAAGTTTTCATGGTTGAGAGTCTTGAGACTAAAGTGTCCATTTATTGCCAACTTCCGGATTGGATCTTCTGcgtccaaaagttaatttaacgtgttaatttttgaacttatcctttttaattaaaaaattaaaaaataattaagttaATATCACTCAAGTAAAGTAATTCATAAAAGACAGTTAAGAGTTTGAGTACGGAAGATTTAAACTCTAACCAATATTTTAGTGGTGtgaaaataataatagaatTAGTTTAAGTGAGCGATTTTGAAATCGTTGACTGTTAAGATGTTTATTAATACAGTAATCGTTGACTATTAGTATTGATAAGTTCACGTATCATGATATGAGTTTATATTCAATAATAATTACTAGAAAAATATAATTGCTCTTCAGGGAAGACTTTTGCCCCGGATTATTCTTGTAAGGGCTCAGATTGCAGTTGTTGCCATGGTAAAAAAATACCGACtctatttttctatattttcaaATAAAGAGAATTAGTATATGATTTATTCAAACCTGTCACCTATATAAAAATGAAGCATAATTATTTTCGGATGAGTAGCGGCCGATTTATCTCATGACtcatttttaggttaaaaaaattaagaaatcaaCATCTAGGTAATTAATTGAATTAGATccaaagtttattttttttacttcccAAGAGAAAGAAAGTTACTGCGTAGTGATAGTGGTACTGGCGAcggtaaaaagtaaaaaaaatcagTTCAAGTACAAATGAAAATCCACCGACGCTGAGACCTGGACTGAAAGAGATTtcagggagggagagagagagagagagagcgtctGGTCGGGAATCGCGATCGCCCCACCAGCCGGCCTCAGACCTACACAGAGAGAGTCACCTCCGAcgaccagaagaagaagaagacgatcGGACGGCTGAGAGGCGCTATGGAAATGATGTCATCATCGGGCGGTGGAAGGTACATGGCTTACTCGCCTTCACCGTCGGCACCTCACTCCCCTCACCTCTCCGGCCTTCGCTCCGCCTCCTCCTCCGCCGCTCTCGTCGCCGCCGAGCAAGAAAAGTATGCCCCTTTAGATCTGTTCACGGTTTCTCGATTCCTCTTCAGTATGAAACCGTAATTTGATTTCTCGATTTTGTATGAACCCTCATCGATGTCGTTTTATtgatgtgtatatatgtatatatatgttgcaGATATCTTTCTGAGCTGCTTGGCGAGCGTCACAAGCTGTGTCCATTTTTGCCAGTGCTGCCGAATTGCAACAGGTTACTAAACCAAGGTCAGTTTCGATCTTTGAATTGAGCTTGCCTTTGTCTATAAGAACTGATTTTATTGgtatatatgcatgtataaatGTGGAGGCTCTGCGATCAGTAACTGATCGACCCGAATCACAATTCATTTCACTCGATTTGAGTAACTTTGCAGGTTGTTGAGGTACATACCCTATTAATCTAACATGATTGAACTAAGTAAGCATTTACGAAACACTTGATAACCCACTTTGTATTTAGTTTAACTTGGTGGTACGCGCTAGGGTCGTAGAGATGTTAATGGTCCCGCTAATCCAATTTGTTGGAGTTGGGTTTGCACGAATCGTCACCTGATATCGTTTAGCTCGAGCTGATGTTGTATTGCATGGCTGGGATAGAGTTATTGAAGACATCACTTGCTTGATTAGTTTGGAATGCCAATTCCATCTCAAAATTTATTACAACTGAAAAGTATTGAGGTGGTGCACATATCACAAGCAACTGCTTTTGCATATGAAGCAAAAACAATTCGATTACAATGTTAATCGATTAGAAATTCTTTTCATTGCATTGCATCTGTTTTGGCTCCTAGGTTCTTTACATACCACAGAGGTAGGATATAGGTTGCCTTGTTTAGTCTGACTTGGTGTTCTACTTTTAGTTCTCGGTATCTCTTGCAAACCTTGTCTTTTAGTTCAAGATTGAGGAAAGTCTCATTTTTTAGACCCGAAAAAGAGGACAAACCAATATCTTGTCTTTACCAGTGGGAAAATGCTGACATAACAGGTTTTGggtgtttttacattaattagAGGATAACAATAAATAAACCTGGTCCTCCTATGTAAAGTGATACATACAATGTTCCATGGTCTTTGGATATTTATGGTGGGGCCTTCCTTTTCAGATGCCTAAAGAATACAAGACCACCTGTCCAAACCAAAAGGTATGAGCCTTTTTAAAGTATAGATTTATGACCCGTAGTTTATATTGGGATTCCATTACTAGCAAATTTAGATACCAAGTTCCTAGCTGAGGACATAGCTTGATCCATAAGTTTTCGCTTTTCTTTTGGGAGTACTTCTTTCTAGGTAAttgtactctttttttttcgtCTCTCGCAGAGGAGTCCAAGTTTCTGCTTATTGTTGTTAGATTGGTAATATTTACATTGATTTCTCAGGTTTAAGTGGTTTGATGACCTCGTCTCAGCCAAGTGGTGGTGTTTGGTGGACGTGTATTCTTTTCTGGTGTTTCGTGCCTCTAGTTACTTGGGTTCTCATGTATAAGTTTCCGGCTTCTGTAGTTTGTATTAATTAAGTTTTAAGGATTCGTGATGGTGTTCATAACTATCTTACGAATAATAGGCTTCTTTTCTTTATTAACTTTTCATTACTTTAATGGTAGTTTAcacttttaataattttattactTTGGGGAAGCATTGATTTAACTGACTCAGGAAAAAATCTTTGTTGTCTCTCCATTTTGTGGTGACTACTAACCTTATAACCAATGCTAACTGGTACATCTTATTCTTGAAAATTGACATTTTTGGAGCAGAAATATTGCGTGTAACTACACTGTTGGGGAATGCGTCAGTTTTAGGTCAAAGTGGGATTGAACTTGCTAGCCCCCTGGCATCTAGAGGAATGTTTTCAAATGGAGGTGCTGATGTGAATGGATGGGCATCACGTTTTCAATCAGAAGTACGGATACTAACCATTAACTTATTAACTTAACATAACATTGTTTTCTGTCTAATTTTACTTTTACTAGAAGCATTGCTGACACGATCCTTTACATCTCATGCTAACCTTTAAGATTTGTTTAGGTGCTGCAATTTATATTGCCACTTTTGAGACAGGTAGTCTGAAGCTAACATCAACAAGCAATACTAATTAGCTTTGCTTCTGGAATCCTACTTCAATTAAGATGGTTCTCTCTTCATTCTGTCTGTCTTTGTCAAGACGAACTTAATTTgattttataacatattatcaaatttTACATTTGGCATAAAGATGCATTCATACTACAAATGCAGAGTACTGAAAGGCGTTTATACAATCTCTAGGAGATGTtcaaattttcttgttttgagTACTGACCCTTCGGCTATGCTTGTTAATTGACCTTGCCATATAAGGCAAGTTTTTGGTCTTTGTTGATATGGTTTTGAAATATTTCAGCTACCACATGCCTTTATTTGCTGGGTGATTGTAGAATGATATTATTTTTGTTGTATTCATTTTACTTTTAGTCCTTGAAATGCTTTGTTTTCTACATTCACAGTCGGGCAATGTTCTGTTTCGATTGTATATTCTAAGGTCTACAATCTTTTTCTACTTAGTTGTTTTTCTACTTAATTATTCATCACATTGTTCAAAGCATGCATTATGAATTTGTTTGGATCTTGAAGGTTCTTCAAAGACCAATACCTTATGGTTCTCATATGTGTAGAGTAGAATACGTATGATCAtgaaaaacaataaattgtTGTTTTAACCTTTGTGGATTATACTGTACAGATGTCAGGTTTATTACAGTCTTCATCAACCCAAAACTGGCTGAGTCCTCAAAGTAGCTCATCTGGTCTAATTGTGAAGCGAACAATCCGGGTGGATATTCCAGTTGACAAATATCCTAATGTATGGTTGAAGTACTAAATTCTGTTAATTTATCTGGGTACTTTTCTATGTTTGTCTGACATCAAATCCTTGTTGCAGTATAACTTTGTTGGGCGGTTGCTAGGCCCTAGAGGGAACTCTCTTAAGCGGGTGGAAGTGACTACTGAATGTCGTGTTCTGATCAGGGGACGTGGTAGCATAAAGGATCCGACTAAGGTAATAATGAGTTTATTTTTAACATATGAATGCATCTATTTCTGTAGTTGATCTGGCATTCATGGATTCAAAGGAATTCTGAACAAGTATCTTTTACATTATTCTGTAAATAAATTCAGTTTCCATTACTTTTGGTTCACATTGTGTGAATCTAATGTTAGTCCACTGTCATATTTTTGTTCTAAAGGAAGAAATGATGAGAGGAAAA
Encoded proteins:
- the LOC103447222 gene encoding KH domain-containing protein At5g56140-like, whose translation is MEMMSSSGGGRYMAYSPSPSAPHSPHLSGLRSASSSAALVAAEQEKYLSELLGERHKLCPFLPVLPNCNRLLNQEILRVTTLLGNASVLGQSGIELASPLASRGMFSNGGADVNGWASRFQSEMSGLLQSSSTQNWLSPQSSSSGLIVKRTIRVDIPVDKYPNYNFVGRLLGPRGNSLKRVEVTTECRVLIRGRGSIKDPTKEEMMRGKPGYEHLNEPLHILVEAELPVEIIDTRLLQAREVLEDLLRPVDESQDFYKKQQLRELAMLNGTLREEGSPMSGSVSPFHNSLGMKRAKTRG